The nucleotide sequence GCCATGAGGCCGGAACCCCTCTAGCCACGATGAAACTCGCCATTGAGATGTTAAGCAATTGCCAAGATCGCTTATCTCCTCAGTCAGTGGAAAGAAACTGGAATATTCTTAAACAAGAATGGCAGCGACTCTACGATCTGATTAACAACATTAAAACTTTACAACAACTCAAATCCACCGAACTATCCGTACAACGGCAACAAGTGGATTTAGGGTTTATTTTTAAGGAAATCGTACCCTTATTTCAGCAACAATGGCAACAAGACAAACGCAAACGACTGAATTTAGTAACTGAGGGATTACTATCCCCCGAACTTGACGGTAATGCTGACTCATCCTTAATTTTTTACACTGACCCTCAGCATTTTAGAAGTATAATTTTAGAATTACTCACTAATGCCGGCAAATTTTCCCAACCACAGACCACTGTCTCTATAGAAGTAAGCCAGCAAGAGAAACTCAAGCAAAAAAATTTGGTGATTACTATCAGTAATATTGGCTTAGGAATCTCTCCAGAAGAACAACAGTACATTTTTGAACCCTTTCGCCGAGGACAAGGTATGACAGATAAAGCCATAGCAGGGACAGGATTAGGTCTAACTTTAGTTAAAGGTTTAGTAGAGCTTTTAGGTGGTACGATTGAGGTCGCAAGTAATCCTATTAACGAGGAGAATTTGTATGTTACTTCCTTTATCATTAGTTTACCTCACACTCAATCTTAACAACAATCTTGGTTAATGAGAATGCTCTCCAAGAGGAACAATTTTCAGCCCTTAAGCTGGCAAAACGCTCAATCTAGTGCTTTTGTACGCCATTTAGAAATTTTTTCAGTGGCGAGTAAATTTTTGTTTGATTTATGGTGGGATAATTTAGTTCAAAACTATTCAGCGAAACAAAGACATCGACGAGCTAAATGGCTGGTTAGACAGTTATTAAATCTTGGGCCAACTTTTATAAAAATAGGGCAGTCTTTGTCAACTCGTGCCGATTTATTGCCGATAGAATATGTACAGGAATTGGCTCAGTTACAGGACCGTGTACCTGAATTTAGCTCTGATTTAGCGATATCAGTGATTGAAACTGAACTGGGAAAATCCATTTCAGATTTATTTGAAACATTTGAATTTTATCCTCTCGCTTCTGCTAGTTTAGGACAAGTTCATCGAGCAAAACTCTACACCGGAGAGGAAGTTGTTGTTAAAGTTCAGCGTCCAGGCTTAGAAACATTATTTAATTTAGACTTTGAAGTTGTTCATCAAGTTCTGCGAATAGCTAATTGGTTTCCCCAGGTGAGAAAATTTAACTTAGAAGCGGTTTATCAAGAATTTTTTCAACTTTTATTCCAAGAAATTGATTATATTCTTGAAGGAAAAAATGCCGAACGTTTCCGAGAAAATTTTCAAGATTACCCCCGCATAAAAGCTCCTATAGTCTATTGGGAATACACCACCAAAAGAGTATTAACCTTGGAATACTTACCCGGAATTAAAGTGGATGACCGAGAAACGCTACAAGCTCAGGGCGTTAATTTAGATGAAGTGATTAAACTGGGAATCTGTTCTTATTTAAAACAGTTATTATTAGATGGATTTTTTCAGTCCGATCCCCATCCCGGCAATATGGCGGTTAATCTGGATGGAGAGTTGATTTTTTATGATTTTGGCACTATGGCTGAAGTTAAGCCAGTGGCTAAAGAACAAATGATTCGGACGTTTTTTGCTGTCCTGAGAAAAGATACTGATCAGGTGGTGGAAACTTTGGTCTATATGGGATTAATAGAACCTATTTCTGATTTGAGTTCAGTTAGGCGAATTGTCAGATTTTTGTTAGAGAATTTTCGAGATAAACCCGTTGATATTAGAGCCTTTGAACAGGTGAGTGAAGAAGTTTATATGATGTTTAAACAACAACCTTTTCGCTTACCGGCTCAGATGACTTTTATCATTAAGTCGTTGACTACTTTAGATGGGATTGCCAGAGCTTTAGATCCTCAGTATAATCTTTTAGCGGCTAGTCAACCCTTTATACAAAGTCTTACTGTATCGGATGGAAGTAGGAAAAATTTAATTATGGCTTTAGCAAAACAAACCGCAAATTTAATTAAAAATACTTTTACGGCAGGGAATCGAACCGAGCGGCTAATTTTACGTTTAGAAGACCGCATTGAACAAGGAGATTTACGGTTTAGAGTTCGTTCTCTAGAAAATGAACGCCTCCTCAAACGGATTTATTTAGGCGTTAGGACTTTAATTAATGCCACTCTAACGGGTTTTAGTGTGCTGGCGGCTATCGGGTTATTGTCCACCCCTTACAATAAATTGGCGATTATTCCTTTTGGTTTATCAGGTTTATTTGGTTTGTTCTTTTTGCGTTCTGCTATTGCTTTACTCATTCAAGAACGATTAGATAGATTAGCCGAAAAATAATATTTATAACCATGAGCTTT is from Gloeothece verrucosa PCC 7822 and encodes:
- a CDS encoding ABC1 kinase family protein translates to MLSKRNNFQPLSWQNAQSSAFVRHLEIFSVASKFLFDLWWDNLVQNYSAKQRHRRAKWLVRQLLNLGPTFIKIGQSLSTRADLLPIEYVQELAQLQDRVPEFSSDLAISVIETELGKSISDLFETFEFYPLASASLGQVHRAKLYTGEEVVVKVQRPGLETLFNLDFEVVHQVLRIANWFPQVRKFNLEAVYQEFFQLLFQEIDYILEGKNAERFRENFQDYPRIKAPIVYWEYTTKRVLTLEYLPGIKVDDRETLQAQGVNLDEVIKLGICSYLKQLLLDGFFQSDPHPGNMAVNLDGELIFYDFGTMAEVKPVAKEQMIRTFFAVLRKDTDQVVETLVYMGLIEPISDLSSVRRIVRFLLENFRDKPVDIRAFEQVSEEVYMMFKQQPFRLPAQMTFIIKSLTTLDGIARALDPQYNLLAASQPFIQSLTVSDGSRKNLIMALAKQTANLIKNTFTAGNRTERLILRLEDRIEQGDLRFRVRSLENERLLKRIYLGVRTLINATLTGFSVLAAIGLLSTPYNKLAIIPFGLSGLFGLFFLRSAIALLIQERLDRLAEK